One Methanohalophilus mahii DSM 5219 genomic window carries:
- a CDS encoding DUF555 domain-containing protein translates to MPSYHVTLEAAWLVRDVKSADDAIGVAIAEAGKRLNPQLDFVEVDVGSTFCPACNEPFSSVFIAANTAIVGLILEMKVFDAESDEHASRIAKSVIGRTLRDVPLTVIDVEEFVR, encoded by the coding sequence ATGCCGAGTTATCATGTAACCCTTGAAGCTGCCTGGTTGGTAAGGGATGTTAAAAGCGCAGATGATGCCATTGGTGTAGCAATTGCTGAAGCCGGAAAGAGGCTAAATCCCCAACTTGATTTTGTTGAAGTTGATGTGGGTTCTACTTTCTGTCCTGCCTGTAATGAACCTTTTAGTAGTGTTTTCATAGCAGCAAATACCGCTATCGTCGGCCTTATCCTGGAAATGAAAGTTTTTGATGCTGAAAGTGACGAACATGCTTCCCGTATTGCCAAATCGGTCATCGGAAGAACCTTGAGGGATGTACCTCTTACTGTAATAGATGTCGAAGAATTTGTCAGATGA
- a CDS encoding DUF2119 domain-containing protein: MLLKFYGKGRPYRLFAAGMHGGEWKDTSSLLMKLQPPLSGSLFLFPLVDRGRYLSTLQEGYYKGPGSKIPVFVNNCAPEIYIEIHSYSKQNFHKLAGRDRISRTGVPPYSVLEEGLLLGSVSPHIRLHFPKEALCLSLEVQRDNPASYELALHMLARMKECKGRDDFIAFLKKKYPSAALKAIEDYKKFYGL; this comes from the coding sequence ATGCTGCTCAAATTTTATGGCAAGGGCAGGCCTTACAGGCTTTTTGCTGCAGGGATGCATGGTGGGGAGTGGAAAGACACTTCCAGCCTCCTGATGAAGTTGCAGCCTCCACTATCAGGTTCTCTTTTTCTGTTTCCTCTTGTTGATCGGGGCAGGTACCTCTCAACTCTTCAGGAAGGCTATTACAAAGGTCCCGGTTCTAAAATTCCTGTTTTTGTGAACAATTGTGCGCCTGAGATATATATTGAGATTCATTCCTATTCAAAGCAGAATTTCCATAAACTTGCCGGAAGGGATCGTATTTCCAGGACAGGGGTTCCTCCTTACAGTGTGCTGGAAGAAGGCCTGCTGCTTGGTTCGGTGTCTCCTCATATCAGACTACATTTCCCCAAAGAGGCCCTCTGCCTATCTCTGGAGGTCCAAAGGGATAATCCTGCATCATATGAACTTGCACTTCATATGCTTGCCAGGATGAAAGAGTGTAAGGGTCGGGATGATTTTATTGCCTTTTTGAAAAAAAAGTATCCATCTGCGGCTCTTAAGGCAATTGAAGATTACAAAAAGTTTTATGGCCTGTGA
- the dph5 gene encoding diphthine synthase codes for MLYFVGLGLFDEKDVSVKGLEVIKNANKVYVEFYTSRLMGADKEKMEDMYGREIHVLDRPQVEQDPWWLEEAKEIDIAFLTGGDTMVSTTHVDIRLRAMEKGIETRLIHGSSIVSAICGLTGLQNYRFGKAATIPHPYTSTRGNTIISETPYDTILRNRQMGLHTAVFLDIDMNKGYMTVNQGIDLLLQVDEKRGENLIKGSIAVGIANAGSEKPIVKADFAENLKIYDFGSPLHIVAIPADLHFVEAESLVKLAGAPGSILEVEDKN; via the coding sequence ATGCTTTATTTTGTCGGACTTGGGTTATTTGATGAAAAGGATGTTTCTGTAAAGGGGCTTGAAGTTATAAAAAATGCTAATAAGGTGTATGTGGAATTTTACACTTCCCGATTGATGGGTGCGGATAAAGAAAAGATGGAAGACATGTATGGCAGGGAAATACACGTTCTTGACAGACCGCAGGTAGAACAAGATCCTTGGTGGCTGGAAGAAGCAAAAGAGATTGATATAGCTTTTCTAACAGGCGGGGACACGATGGTATCCACTACTCATGTAGATATCCGTCTCAGAGCAATGGAGAAGGGCATTGAAACCCGTTTGATCCACGGCTCTTCCATAGTCTCTGCCATATGCGGTCTGACCGGCCTTCAGAATTACAGGTTTGGTAAAGCCGCAACCATTCCTCATCCATACACGAGCACCCGGGGAAATACCATTATTTCTGAAACTCCCTATGATACTATTCTACGCAACAGGCAGATGGGTCTGCATACGGCTGTATTTCTTGATATTGATATGAATAAGGGGTATATGACGGTTAATCAGGGAATTGACCTTTTGCTTCAGGTAGATGAAAAAAGAGGTGAAAATCTCATAAAAGGCTCAATAGCTGTAGGGATTGCAAACGCAGGTTCTGAAAAACCTATTGTAAAGGCAGATTTTGCTGAAAATCTCAAAATTTACGATTTTGGTTCTCCCCTGCATATTGTAGCGATCCCGGCAGATCTGCATTTTGTCGAGGCTGAATCCCTTGTTAAACTTGCGGGTGCACCCGGATCTATCCTTGAAGTAGAGGACAAAAATTAA
- a CDS encoding cytochrome c biogenesis protein, translating into MFTALMLLVAFWAIFFYLPVMKDPAGNVLDTSFNIFYFHLPIAIVAYLAFFVVFVSSILYLRENDSKWDMVSLSAAEVGVIFAFLVLATGSIWAKAIWGWYWVWEPRLTTSLVLFLVYVGYLMLRTALDDPLKRARLSAVFGIVAFVSVPLSFLSIRIWRSAHPLMFGGSLYGQDGGGLEGNSLLLVLLLNMLAFVLLFISLTSFKFQNEKLGRELEIVKGR; encoded by the coding sequence ATGTTCACAGCCCTGATGCTTCTTGTAGCATTTTGGGCCATTTTTTTCTATCTGCCTGTCATGAAAGATCCGGCGGGTAATGTACTGGATACCAGTTTCAATATATTCTATTTCCACTTGCCGATTGCAATTGTTGCCTACCTGGCCTTTTTTGTGGTTTTTGTTTCGAGTATCCTTTACCTGCGTGAAAATGATTCAAAATGGGATATGGTATCTCTTTCTGCTGCAGAAGTAGGTGTCATATTTGCATTCCTTGTGCTCGCCACCGGCTCCATCTGGGCAAAAGCTATATGGGGTTGGTACTGGGTGTGGGAGCCCCGGTTAACTACCTCCCTTGTGCTTTTTCTTGTATATGTAGGCTATCTCATGCTCAGGACAGCCCTGGATGACCCTCTAAAAAGGGCCCGGTTATCTGCTGTTTTCGGGATTGTGGCCTTTGTATCGGTGCCTTTGAGTTTTCTTTCCATTCGTATCTGGAGAAGTGCCCATCCCCTGATGTTTGGAGGTTCTCTTTATGGTCAGGACGGAGGCGGGCTTGAAGGCAATTCTCTGCTCCTTGTGCTGCTTCTCAATATGCTGGCATTTGTGCTGCTGTTTATAAGCCTCACTTCCTTTAAGTTCCAAAATGAAAAGCTTGGAAGAGAACTGGAAATTGTTAAAGGCCGTTGA
- a CDS encoding DUF357 domain-containing protein, with product MAADLNEKVGRYEKLLKKALKLARPAPRANSHFMKVADDYLNMAQSYYNDGLHFIKIEDPVNALVCFSYGHAWLDAGARLGIFDVDDDVLFTI from the coding sequence ATGGCAGCGGATTTGAATGAGAAAGTTGGAAGATATGAAAAATTGCTTAAAAAAGCCCTGAAGCTTGCACGACCTGCTCCAAGGGCCAATTCTCATTTTATGAAAGTAGCAGATGATTATCTAAATATGGCCCAATCCTATTACAATGATGGTCTTCATTTCATTAAGATTGAGGATCCTGTAAATGCCCTTGTATGTTTCAGCTATGGGCATGCTTGGCTGGATGCCGGTGCAAGGCTTGGGATTTTTGATGTAGATGATGATGTGTTATTTACAATATGA
- a CDS encoding NADH:flavin oxidoreductase — translation MLFDPINIEGLSIPNRFVRSATHEWLAEEDGTPTASIGDIYEELAKNEVGLIVTGYSYVNPAGKSDDLQQGIYDDRFIGPYRKIVERVHSSGSKIVLQIVHGGRQSMAQHGYPLLAPSEVEDSSTGKLPRAMTEEEILETIDDFVNATRRAKEAGFDGVQLHCAHGFLLSSFISPYTNRREDKWGGSVKNRTRIITEIVRRIREDVSADYPVMVKLNATDGFDIYSGHISLDAPECVEIAALLEKAGVCAIEVSGGIVEAGSVMSQPGVDTEEKEAYFRRYAKMIKDTVSIPVILVGGIRTRAVMDEVLRVYADMVSMSRPFISEPDLVKKLEKGADGARCVSCNRCFDKGGIRCNYDFDS, via the coding sequence ATGCTATTCGATCCGATCAATATTGAAGGTTTATCCATCCCGAACAGATTTGTACGCTCAGCAACCCATGAATGGCTGGCAGAGGAAGACGGTACACCCACAGCATCCATAGGGGATATCTATGAAGAGCTGGCCAAAAACGAGGTTGGACTTATTGTAACGGGATATTCCTACGTAAATCCTGCTGGGAAAAGCGATGATCTGCAGCAGGGTATCTATGATGACCGATTCATAGGACCGTACAGGAAGATTGTTGAGAGGGTCCATTCCTCTGGGAGTAAAATCGTACTCCAGATTGTACATGGAGGACGACAATCAATGGCACAGCACGGTTATCCTCTGCTTGCTCCTTCTGAGGTTGAAGACAGTTCCACAGGTAAACTCCCAAGGGCAATGACTGAAGAAGAGATCTTGGAAACCATTGATGATTTTGTTAATGCTACCCGCAGGGCAAAAGAGGCAGGTTTTGATGGAGTACAACTGCACTGTGCCCATGGTTTTTTGCTGAGCAGTTTTATTTCACCCTATACCAACAGGCGTGAGGATAAATGGGGGGGCTCTGTTAAAAACCGTACACGTATAATCACCGAGATAGTGCGCCGTATCCGGGAGGATGTCTCCGCCGATTATCCTGTAATGGTCAAACTGAATGCAACCGATGGTTTCGATATATATTCTGGTCATATTAGCCTGGATGCACCTGAATGCGTGGAAATTGCTGCCCTTCTTGAAAAAGCAGGGGTATGTGCCATAGAGGTAAGTGGTGGAATTGTTGAGGCTGGTTCTGTAATGTCCCAGCCCGGGGTTGATACAGAGGAAAAGGAAGCCTACTTCAGACGCTATGCCAAAATGATAAAGGACACTGTAAGTATACCTGTAATACTGGTAGGAGGTATCCGCACAAGAGCCGTTATGGATGAAGTCTTAAGGGTTTATGCGGATATGGTCTCCATGAGTCGTCCGTTCATCAGTGAACCAGACCTTGTGAAAAAACTGGAAAAAGGAGCAGATGGGGCACGTTGTGTTTCATGTAACCGTTGTTTTGATAAAGGTGGCATTAGGTGCAATTATGATTTCGACTCTTAA
- a CDS encoding helicase HerA domain-containing protein: MVRGSVGVIFGETGTLNFKFLISDSTAVLRGHYVKIWHETDGWILAQVLSIVRSSEKYSLEEAKKGQRKDRNDDRIVASATIIGSRDDRGLLRAPMSPFSPGDQVYLADDTLIRDTLGLVGDDMYIGLLEGTGIPVHLNVNSLVQKHCSILAKTGSGKSYTAGVILEELLDHNVPMLIIDPHSEYSSIKESASGNAGDLKKYGIKPKGYGSRIQVYTPADKSINPNADHLFRLNGVNLTPSELMTLFPDNFNSTHSGILYEAVHRLRADVETYFLDDIIREVSNNESKARWNVINLLEDINQLDILSPQPTPVEELMQDGKASIIDLKGVPPHIQTMIVAQLCDALFEARKLGTIPPGMLVVEEAHNFAPERGYSKSSSSEILRTIASEGRKFGLGMLVISQRPARVDKNVLSQCGSQIILKVTNPNDLKSISKGLEGVNSYVEEELLRLPPGIAMLVSNDIERPILVDIRVRKSRHGGESVEILNKSSSKVSPGVKKESKAEPLTKPVEEKKSQSPPPKRQPSRNPKKESGGLFNKLFGSESK, from the coding sequence ATGGTACGTGGTTCAGTAGGAGTCATATTCGGTGAAACAGGAACTCTTAATTTCAAGTTCCTGATATCAGACAGTACGGCAGTTCTGAGAGGGCATTATGTCAAAATATGGCATGAGACAGATGGCTGGATACTTGCACAGGTGTTGTCAATTGTGCGCTCCAGTGAAAAATATTCTCTGGAAGAAGCTAAAAAAGGGCAGAGAAAAGATCGAAATGATGACCGTATAGTGGCCTCTGCCACAATAATAGGAAGCAGGGATGATCGTGGTCTTTTAAGAGCGCCTATGAGTCCTTTCAGTCCCGGGGATCAGGTCTATCTGGCAGATGATACACTTATTAGAGATACACTGGGTCTTGTGGGAGATGACATGTATATCGGATTGCTTGAAGGTACCGGTATTCCTGTACACCTTAATGTAAACAGTCTTGTGCAGAAACACTGTAGCATCCTTGCAAAAACCGGTAGTGGTAAGTCTTATACTGCCGGAGTAATCCTTGAAGAATTACTTGATCATAATGTACCCATGTTGATAATTGATCCTCACAGTGAGTATTCTTCGATTAAAGAATCGGCCAGTGGAAATGCCGGTGACCTTAAAAAATACGGTATAAAACCCAAAGGGTACGGTTCCAGAATACAGGTTTATACTCCTGCCGATAAATCAATTAATCCAAATGCAGATCATCTTTTCAGGTTAAACGGGGTTAATCTTACTCCCAGTGAACTGATGACTTTATTTCCTGATAATTTTAACAGTACTCATTCAGGCATTCTCTATGAAGCTGTACACAGGTTGCGTGCTGACGTGGAAACCTATTTCCTTGATGATATAATAAGGGAAGTCAGCAATAATGAAAGCAAAGCCCGCTGGAATGTAATTAATTTACTTGAAGATATTAATCAGCTGGATATACTTTCACCTCAACCCACTCCGGTTGAAGAATTAATGCAGGATGGAAAGGCTTCGATTATTGACCTGAAGGGGGTTCCCCCGCATATACAGACAATGATTGTTGCACAACTCTGCGATGCTCTTTTTGAAGCTCGCAAACTTGGCACGATTCCTCCGGGAATGCTGGTTGTGGAAGAAGCCCATAATTTTGCTCCTGAAAGAGGATATAGCAAGAGTTCCAGTTCCGAAATTCTCCGAACAATAGCCTCTGAAGGGCGAAAGTTTGGTTTGGGGATGCTGGTAATTTCCCAGAGGCCTGCAAGGGTCGATAAAAATGTACTTTCACAGTGTGGAAGCCAGATTATATTGAAAGTTACCAATCCCAATGACCTTAAATCTATCAGTAAAGGTCTGGAGGGTGTAAATTCCTATGTAGAGGAAGAATTGTTACGCCTGCCACCCGGGATTGCAATGCTGGTGAGCAATGATATTGAACGCCCGATACTTGTGGATATACGTGTGAGGAAATCCAGGCATGGTGGGGAATCTGTGGAAATTCTCAATAAATCCTCCTCGAAAGTGTCTCCGGGTGTCAAAAAAGAGTCCAAAGCAGAGCCCTTAACCAAACCTGTGGAAGAAAAAAAATCCCAATCTCCGCCACCTAAAAGGCAACCAAGCCGCAATCCCAAGAAAGAGAGTGGTGGTCTTTTCAATAAGCTGTTTGGCTCTGAAAGTAAATAA
- a CDS encoding heme exporter protein CcmB: MLKGLNIAFKDLKIETRAREIFISMVVFSLLILIIFSIAFSDLLSSASKTATVASGVLWICFIFAGTLGLNRTFATEVQNGCMDGLKMCPIPRNSIYLSKVIFVFLLMLLVEIITIPMFSVLFNYQFTGIIWVGIVILLGSFGFVVVGCLISALVVRARAGEMLLPVLLLPLSLPVIIPAVSATSGLLRGEDILSLISSIRLLVVYDFVFFAVSMLVFEYVVED, encoded by the coding sequence ATGCTAAAAGGATTGAATATAGCCTTTAAGGATTTGAAAATTGAAACCAGGGCCAGGGAGATATTTATTTCGATGGTTGTTTTTTCGTTATTAATCCTTATTATCTTTAGTATTGCTTTTTCTGACCTGTTGTCTTCTGCCAGCAAAACTGCAACGGTGGCTTCGGGTGTGCTATGGATATGTTTCATATTCGCAGGGACACTGGGTTTAAACCGCACTTTTGCTACAGAGGTCCAGAACGGTTGTATGGACGGACTGAAAATGTGTCCCATTCCCCGCAATTCAATTTACCTCTCCAAGGTCATTTTTGTGTTCCTGCTGATGTTGCTGGTAGAGATAATTACTATCCCAATGTTTTCTGTCCTCTTTAATTACCAGTTTACTGGAATTATCTGGGTGGGGATAGTCATATTACTGGGATCCTTTGGCTTTGTTGTGGTGGGATGCCTGATATCTGCTCTTGTCGTACGTGCCCGTGCCGGGGAAATGCTGCTTCCTGTCCTGCTTTTACCTCTGTCCCTACCGGTGATCATCCCGGCGGTATCGGCTACATCGGGTCTGTTGAGAGGTGAGGACATACTGTCTTTAATATCATCTATCCGACTGCTGGTGGTCTATGACTTTGTCTTCTTTGCAGTTTCAATGCTGGTTTTTGAGTATGTCGTAGAGGATTAA
- a CDS encoding S4 domain-containing protein, translating to MRLDVYLIETGFFSSRGRAKKAISEGHVKVDGNVITKSSREVSEFNEIEVDEGLDKPRGYFKLRNIQEKFDLIKEGDSVLDLGSSAGGFLMFACELGANAVGIEYSRHFRSELGRLAYENPNITIILDDVFTMPTSKIPGSPFDVLLTDMTLEPEASIEALGKVLPLLKEGGMIFQVIKLGRGRNKNRLVENIKSLGIEVLEVLDSAQREFYVVAKKT from the coding sequence ATGCGACTTGATGTATATCTTATAGAAACCGGCTTTTTCAGTTCCCGGGGAAGGGCCAAGAAGGCAATAAGTGAAGGCCATGTGAAAGTTGATGGGAACGTTATAACGAAATCTTCCCGTGAAGTGTCCGAGTTCAATGAAATAGAAGTGGATGAAGGGCTCGATAAACCCCGGGGATATTTTAAACTTCGTAACATACAGGAAAAATTCGATTTGATCAAAGAAGGTGATAGCGTATTGGATCTGGGTTCCAGTGCCGGAGGTTTCCTGATGTTTGCATGTGAACTCGGTGCAAATGCTGTAGGGATTGAATACAGCCGCCATTTTCGCTCAGAACTTGGAAGATTGGCTTATGAAAATCCAAATATAACCATAATCCTTGATGATGTATTTACGATGCCTACTTCGAAAATACCGGGAAGTCCCTTTGACGTATTGCTTACCGATATGACTCTTGAGCCAGAGGCTTCAATAGAGGCTCTCGGTAAGGTGCTTCCTCTTCTCAAGGAAGGTGGAATGATTTTTCAGGTAATTAAGCTGGGCAGAGGAAGGAATAAAAACCGCCTGGTTGAAAATATAAAATCGCTGGGTATCGAAGTCCTGGAAGTCCTGGATTCTGCCCAGAGGGAATTTTACGTAGTGGCAAAAAAGACATGA
- the thsA gene encoding thermosome subunit alpha has product MPGHYGGQPAYIMDPRTEHKQGRDALSVNIAAAKAVANIVRTTLGPKGMDKMMVNSIGDIVLTNDGAMILKGMDIEHPTAKMIVEVARTQEEIAGDGTTSAVVTAGTLLDKASDLIEEGVHARVLVRGFENAAEKALEILNEFSIDVTEGNREALEKIASTSMSGKASETNKEILAALCVDAILQISKKGSVNVDNDIILRQEPGKSVSETEILDGIMLNKYRVHPGMPKTVKDAKIAIIDTPLETQKTSNTSKLQISNADEMQDFLAREEDDFKQMADHIIQSGANVVICSKNIGDKVAHYLQKSGVMGIRRVSDDDIKNLSYATGAKIVKRVFDLSEEDLGHAGEVGEEGESTVAKIFIKKCENTKVITILLRGSTEHVTDNLERAFDDALHVINSVFEDGKIVAGGGAAEVEIAQRLRHYASTIGGREQLAITAFADAVESIPMAIAENGGMDATSVILKLRNAHVENPNIGLDIYSGDYLDMVEKGIVDPLRVKTQTIRSASEVATMILRIDDMMRAQKKDMMDVNPEHNIHNYNRPF; this is encoded by the coding sequence ATGCCAGGACATTACGGCGGACAACCCGCCTACATCATGGATCCCCGCACCGAACACAAGCAGGGAAGAGATGCTTTATCCGTAAACATCGCCGCAGCAAAGGCAGTAGCAAACATTGTTAGGACTACCCTTGGGCCCAAAGGTATGGACAAAATGATGGTAAACTCCATTGGAGACATAGTCCTCACCAACGACGGAGCCATGATCCTCAAGGGAATGGATATCGAGCATCCAACTGCCAAAATGATCGTAGAGGTTGCCCGTACCCAGGAAGAGATTGCAGGTGATGGTACAACCAGTGCAGTTGTAACTGCAGGTACATTACTTGACAAAGCATCCGATCTTATAGAAGAAGGTGTACATGCACGCGTTCTTGTAAGAGGATTCGAAAATGCAGCTGAAAAAGCTCTGGAAATTCTCAATGAATTTTCCATAGATGTAACCGAAGGAAACAGGGAAGCTCTTGAAAAGATAGCCAGCACTTCTATGTCAGGAAAGGCTTCCGAAACCAACAAGGAGATACTTGCAGCACTTTGTGTGGATGCAATCCTGCAGATTAGCAAAAAGGGTAGTGTCAATGTAGACAACGACATAATCCTCAGACAGGAACCTGGAAAAAGTGTCAGTGAAACAGAGATCCTCGATGGCATAATGCTCAACAAGTACAGGGTACACCCTGGTATGCCAAAAACTGTAAAGGATGCAAAGATCGCTATTATAGACACACCTCTTGAAACCCAGAAAACATCAAACACATCCAAATTACAAATTAGCAATGCTGATGAAATGCAAGATTTCCTCGCCCGTGAAGAGGATGATTTCAAGCAGATGGCTGACCACATCATCCAGAGCGGGGCAAACGTCGTAATATGCTCCAAGAATATCGGTGACAAGGTAGCACATTACTTGCAAAAGAGCGGTGTTATGGGTATCCGCAGGGTCAGTGATGATGATATAAAGAACCTGTCCTATGCAACCGGGGCAAAAATCGTGAAAAGGGTCTTCGACCTCAGTGAAGAGGATCTGGGACATGCAGGTGAAGTCGGAGAAGAGGGAGAGTCCACCGTTGCCAAGATATTCATAAAGAAATGTGAAAATACAAAGGTAATTACCATTCTGCTTCGTGGAAGTACCGAGCATGTCACGGACAATCTGGAAAGGGCCTTTGATGACGCACTCCATGTTATCAACTCAGTCTTCGAGGATGGTAAGATCGTGGCAGGGGGCGGTGCAGCAGAAGTGGAAATTGCCCAGAGACTGCGCCACTATGCTTCAACCATAGGTGGAAGGGAGCAACTGGCAATCACTGCATTTGCCGATGCCGTAGAATCCATACCCATGGCTATTGCCGAAAACGGTGGAATGGACGCGACATCCGTAATCCTGAAACTGCGTAATGCACATGTCGAAAATCCCAATATTGGATTGGACATCTACAGCGGCGACTATCTTGACATGGTTGAGAAAGGAATCGTTGATCCCCTTCGGGTTAAGACCCAAACTATAAGATCTGCTTCAGAAGTTGCAACCATGATTCTCAGGATCGACGATATGATGAGGGCACAGAAAAAAGATATGATGGATGTCAACCCCGAACATAACATCCATAACTACAACAGGCCGTTCTAA
- a CDS encoding carbohydrate kinase family protein translates to MSSPIDVVGHAALDYLFEVEHIASPNESYPITSYEVLFGGGAANIAAAMAQLGGKSRLVAAVGDDFSTSGYEKHLNSLGVDLSLLYHIEGEESTKAFVYTDPNHNQSSYFYWGSSSKLPDMEAPALDFVHLAPSEASFSARVAQKSKFVSFDPGQDLVTYSKEHLVTILDNTDLLFANIHEVKRVKEMTGKSLNDLKKSISTVVVTCDSSGSKIYSKNEKIDIPIVAVKAVDPTGAGDGYRAGFLLAFREGFPVEVCGKIGATVASFEVECVGCQTNLPSWNDMKKRYEENFGVLPL, encoded by the coding sequence ATGTCCTCTCCTATAGATGTTGTAGGACATGCGGCATTGGATTATCTTTTTGAAGTAGAACATATTGCTTCACCAAACGAATCCTATCCGATAACAAGCTATGAAGTACTTTTCGGAGGGGGTGCTGCAAATATTGCCGCAGCAATGGCGCAGTTGGGCGGTAAATCCCGTTTGGTTGCTGCTGTAGGAGATGATTTTTCTACAAGTGGCTATGAAAAACATCTGAATAGTCTGGGTGTTGATCTTTCTCTCCTTTACCATATAGAAGGTGAGGAAAGTACCAAAGCTTTTGTCTATACTGACCCAAATCATAACCAATCATCCTACTTTTACTGGGGTTCATCTTCAAAGTTGCCTGATATGGAAGCTCCGGCGCTGGATTTTGTCCATCTGGCACCCTCTGAGGCAAGTTTCAGTGCCCGGGTGGCCCAGAAATCAAAGTTTGTTTCTTTTGATCCGGGCCAGGACCTCGTTACTTACTCAAAAGAGCATCTGGTTACTATACTGGATAATACGGATCTTCTATTTGCCAATATACATGAGGTCAAGCGTGTAAAAGAGATGACGGGGAAGTCTTTAAATGACCTGAAGAAATCCATATCAACAGTTGTAGTCACCTGTGATTCCAGTGGAAGTAAGATATATAGCAAAAATGAAAAAATCGATATTCCTATCGTGGCCGTAAAAGCTGTGGATCCCACCGGGGCGGGGGATGGTTATAGAGCGGGATTTCTTTTGGCTTTCAGGGAAGGTTTCCCTGTTGAAGTATGTGGCAAAATAGGAGCAACTGTTGCTTCATTTGAAGTAGAATGTGTTGGATGCCAAACCAATCTTCCATCATGGAATGATATGAAAAAAAGATATGAAGAGAACTTTGGAGTATTGCCCCTCTGA